The Persephonella atlantica genome includes a window with the following:
- the cas2 gene encoding CRISPR-associated endonuclease Cas2, translating to MKYLVVYDVADSKRRNKLFKLLLGYGINVELSVFELELDKKSLNHLKSQIKEIINLKQDVVYIFPYTKQPLRNGIYKGKNYGDIFV from the coding sequence ATGAAATATTTGGTAGTTTATGACGTGGCAGACAGCAAAAGGAGAAACAAACTGTTTAAACTGCTTCTTGGCTACGGAATAAATGTTGAACTGAGCGTATTTGAATTAGAGCTTGATAAAAAGTCTTTAAATCATCTAAAAAGTCAAATAAAAGAGATAATCAACCTAAAGCAAGATGTGGTCTACATATTTCCTTATACAAAGCAACCCCTGAGAAACGGAATTTATAAAGGCAAAAACTACGGAGATATTTTCGTATGA